From a region of the Rhinopithecus roxellana isolate Shanxi Qingling chromosome 8, ASM756505v1, whole genome shotgun sequence genome:
- the TMEM81 gene encoding transmembrane protein 81, translating to MKILATSFALGSLGLAFYLPLVVTTPKTLAIPEKLQEAVGKVIISATTCTVTCGLGYKEETVCEVGPDGVRRKCQTQRLECLTNWICGMLHFTILIGKEFELSCLSSDVLEIGQEAFRFTWRLARGIISTDDEVFKPFRANSHFVKFKYAQEYDSGTYRCDVQLLKNLRLVKRLYFGLRVLPPNLVNLNFHQSLTEDQKLVDEGLEVNLDSYSKPHHPKWKKKVASALGIGIASGVVGGVLVRIVLCVLRGGLQQ from the coding sequence ATGAAGATTTTGGCCACTAGTTTTGCCCTTGGGAGCCTGGGGTTGGCCTTCTACCTGCCTTTGGTGGTGACTACACCTAAAACACTGGCCATCCCTGAGAAGCTGCAGGAAGCTGTGGGGAAAGTTATCATCAGTGCCACAACCTGTACGGTCACCTGTGGCCTTGGCTATAAGGAGGAGACTGTCTGTGAGGTGGGCCCTGATGGAGTGAGAAGGAAATGTCAGACTCAGCGCTTGGAATGTCTGACCAACTGGATCTGTGGGATGCTCCATTTCACCATTCTCATTGGCAAGGAATTTGAGCTTAGCTGTCTGAGTTCAGACGTCCTGGAGATTGGACAGGAAGCTTTCCGGTTCACCTGGAGACTTGCTCGAGGTATCATCTCCACTGACGACGAGGTCTTCAAACCCTTCCGAGCCAACTCTCACTTTGTGAAGTTTAAATATGCTCAGGAGTATGACTCTGGGACATACCGATGTGATGTGCAGCTGTTAAAAAACTTGAGACTTGTCAAGAGGCTCTATTTTGGGCTGAGGGTTCTTCCTCCTAACTTGGTGAACCTGAATTTCCATCAGTCACTTACTGAAGATCAGAAGTTAGTAGATGAGGGATTGGAAGTTAATCTGGACAGCTACTCCAAGCCTCACCACCCAAAGTGGAAAAAGAAGGTGGCGTCAGCCTTGGGGATAGGAATTGCCAGTGGAGTGGTTGGTGGTGTGTTAGTGAGGATTGTCCTCTGTGTGCTGAGGGGGGGCCTGCAGCAGTGA